A section of the Solitalea canadensis DSM 3403 genome encodes:
- a CDS encoding magnesium transporter CorA family protein: MITTLQEREVSGFTWIDVENPTPEELNDIALKYNLHYTSVQDCLDPEHLPKYEVIDDVIFIIARIFDQNAKVEALDINSITRKIAIFSSDGLVITIHRSSQPFLIHLQQRCESMKKSPGRFQLLALIMDHVVISFESPLDKINELLEFYEERMFLKTRLPNLLQHFYQLKRKATSIKRTVFLTKDIVFRISENLKGPIMQDLKDTIIEVETSTEQVIDSASNLLSIYISLASQKTNEVMRVLTIFSVFFMPLTFIVGVYGMNFENMPEIKSPHGYGVTWVVMILVTIIVYFWFRRKRWL; encoded by the coding sequence ATGATTACTACCTTACAAGAAAGAGAGGTTTCTGGTTTTACCTGGATCGATGTTGAAAACCCGACACCCGAAGAGCTTAATGATATCGCATTAAAATATAACCTGCATTATACTTCTGTTCAGGATTGCCTTGATCCGGAGCATTTGCCTAAGTATGAGGTTATTGATGATGTGATTTTTATTATAGCCCGTATCTTCGACCAGAATGCAAAGGTAGAGGCATTGGATATAAACTCCATTACTCGCAAGATCGCTATCTTTTCTTCAGATGGTTTGGTTATAACCATTCATCGTTCTTCCCAACCTTTTTTAATTCATCTGCAGCAACGGTGTGAAAGCATGAAAAAATCGCCGGGTAGGTTTCAGTTATTAGCATTGATCATGGATCATGTGGTAATTTCATTTGAAAGTCCGTTGGATAAAATAAATGAGCTGCTAGAGTTTTATGAAGAACGTATGTTCCTTAAAACACGTTTGCCTAATTTATTGCAACACTTCTATCAATTGAAGAGGAAAGCTACATCTATTAAAAGGACGGTTTTTCTTACTAAGGATATCGTATTTCGGATTTCAGAGAACCTGAAAGGACCCATAATGCAAGATCTTAAGGATACAATAATTGAGGTGGAAACAAGTACGGAGCAGGTAATAGATTCTGCTAGCAACTTGTTGAGCATCTATATTTCATTAGCTTCTCAGAAAACAAATGAAGTAATGCGTGTTTTAACGATTTTCTCCGTGTTCTTTATGCCTTTAACTTTTATTGTGGGGGTGTACGGGATGAATTTTGAAAACATGCCCGAAATTAAATCGCCACATGGTTATGGAGTAACATGGGTTGTTATGATCTTAGTGACGATTATTGTTTATTTCTGGTTTAGAAGGAAAAGGTGGCTGTAA